ttcagtgccatacagtccaatgcccaaagtggccattcccccccccccccgggaactgatttctatagcctggagatccactgtaataatgggagatctccagccatcaccttcTTTTGCCTGATATCTGGAAAAAGAACATATAGAAGATTAGTCCTGTTGGGACATAATATTGTGATTAGAACTTGATAGGAATGACTATTGTGATACTTACCTTGTATATGTATGGTGTATACCTATTGGGAGAAGAAATATGGCTTCACTAGTTGGTTTACTATTGTTATAGTCCACATAGTTGTACAGGTTTTTTGTAATATAATATTGAATAGGATTGGTTATATAGAACCTTTTGTTATTGAAATTTTGTATTTAAATAGATTAAGTCTGTGTTTttttgtaccacctggaggttggcaaccgtacatctagggttgacagctccaggctgggaaataccttgagatttttgaggtggagcctgaggagggcggggtttggggaggggagggacttcaatgccatagagtccaattgccaaagcagccattttcttcaggtgaactgatctctaccagctggaaatcagttgtaatagcaggagatctccagctagtgcctggaggatggcaaccctcccTACTGATGAGCTTGAAGGCGGGAAAAGGAAATGGTTGCCACTGGGATAACCACTTATAAGACACTGAAGGGGGGCGAGGCAAAGGAGGAACATTATTCCTAGTAGaatttaattatattaattacTTCCAAAAATGTTAACAACATTACACATTACCAAACGGAAGCCAAGTCTCTCCCTGAAGGATCAAGGCTCTCTACAATGAATCTCCTGTTTGCGACAAAGCACATGCATCTCTGCCGTTGGTCGAGACCCTTTCTGTCCCACagatgttttaattgtgtttcaGCAACTGGGAACTCTTTCCCACGCCAGCCCGTAATATAAAGCAGTCCATTAGGCCTCCGCTTTACCACCAGTTTTTGTTGTTAGTGTTTTCCTGCAGAGCCCTGGGAAGAATTACAcaaaagggtgtttttttaaaaaaaaattcatgagtTTTTCTCCAAGAGGATGTGACAAGATGACTAGgggtcccagtagggttgccaggtccttcttcgccaccggtgggaggtttttggggagaggagggacttcaatgccatagagtccaattgctaaagtggccattttctccaggggagctgatctctatcggctggagatcagttgtaatagcaggagatctccagctactacctggaggttggcaaccctcggtcCCAGCTTGGGCAGCTTTGGGGAGATGCTTTAGAGAtgcattttctacaggggaaccgATCGtggttgtctggaggtcagttgtaatagcccgCACATTTGGTCATTTCTTGGCCCCTTCCCCCTTACGTACCACCGATACCAACGTAcagctttggagagccagcgtgatgtagtggttacgagcggtggtttggagtggagggcTCTAATCTAGCGAGCTGGGTTGATTTCCCTGCTCCTAagcaaaagccagctgggtgaccttggggagatGCCCGCCCCCAGTGCACAGTTGCAAAGgcacatggttagggttgccaaccttcaggtgggacctggagatctcttggaattacaactgacctctagactacagagatcagttctctgggagaaaatggctgctttggaaggtggaccctatggcattatactctgctgaggtccctcccttccccaaaccccacccttcccaagctccacccacaaatgtcaactcagagttggcatccctatggcCAAATCTAACATtgtggtcacccagtgaggtataagtagggttgccagctctgggttgggaaatacctggagatttggggggtggagcctgaagaggcagagtttgaggaggggagggagttcaatgccatagagtccaattgccaaagcggcccttttctccaggggaactgatctctgtagcctggagatcagttgtgatagcgggagatctccagccaccacctggaggttggcaaccctaggtataagggACTGGTCTGTGGAGTGGGAAGAATTGGGCATAGACCTTAGCTGCATCCCCAAATATCTGGATAGTGTGTATCATTGCAATTATTTGTAATTATTTACAATTATTTGCgactggattgtcttgtccacaccagaaaatccagctgcaaattaTGATTGTAGCGTAACGATATTGTAATAGCCAATGAAGTGTGGATGCAGCCCTGGTGTAGTAAAGTATGCAGCCCTGGTGCAGCAAAGGAACTAAGCacctggttcaaatcttgcctctcaCAATAGCCCTGCAAGATACGCCAATAACATCCCATCATTGcagatggagaaaatgaatgGCCTTAGGTGAGTTGCTCAGATTCAGACCTTTGTCTGCCACTATGGAGATAATGATACTGGCtgactttacagggctgttgtaagggatGTAGAAAGATAATGCAGGTGGAGAGTTTTGAACACTGGAAGCGGAATAGAAATCCTGGGAGCCCAATGGGCAGTGAATCAATCCCTTAAACAAATAAGCACATGCTAATTATTGGTGTTCAGTCTCAGGCCAGCCTTGAAATTCTTTGATTTTAAAATGATTCCActtacaaactttgtttcaagtTTACAAAATATAAGTTGTTGGTTGAATTTGGACTTTTCTCTGTCTATTGTCCttgcctactttgcagggttcttGTGCAATTAACATGGGAGCAGAGAGACCACCGTACCCCCacacgtctgtctgtctgtctgtctatttgaAAACATAAATGTTTGTGCTTTTTTGCTCTTCCCGTGCTAACTTCACAAGAACActgcaaggttgccaactctgggttggagaaattcctggagatttggagagacagcctggggaggggaggttttggggaagggagggacttaaggggggtttaatgccacagagtcttcTCCCCTTcgcctgccattttctccagtaaaaccgatctctgtagtctggaaatcagctgtgagTTCGCTGGCattccaggtcctacctggagagtGGCTACCCTATATATTAacacacagagccagcgtggtgtagtgcttaagagtggtggtttggagcggtggtttggagcggtggactctggtctggagaaccagatttgattccccactcctccacatgcgcggcggaggctaaccgggtgaactggatttgtttccccgctcctccacatgaagccagctgggtgaccttgggctagtcacagctctcttcgagctctctcagcctcacctacctcacagggtgtcttttgtggggagggaaggtgattgtaagccggtttgattcttccttaagtggtggacaaagttggtatataaaaaccaacttttctttaatagatcatgatgggtagccgtgatagtctgtcactagcagtagaaaagcataggagtccagtagcaccttaaagactaacaaaatttctggcagggcatgagctttcgtgagataaggatagatggactcacattttagctgtatctgaagaagtgagctgtggctcatgaaagctcataccctgccatatattttaatatatatcaCATGGGAAACAATCCTGAGATCCCTGAAGGTAGGAGGAAAATATAATCCGTCCGCTACCCTTGAACTTCTGcaaatctctaaataaataacCTGGGTTTCGCTTCCTCCTGGTGTGCCAGCAAAACATCTGCCTTCCCAGGAGACCCGCTGACAGCATCTGGAAAAAACCCGGAGGCAGAACTCCTCGGCAAGCGCAAAGAGTTAGGGGTGTCTTTGGAccggctgccctttcctggctgcCTTCTCGTCACGGAGACCCCTGTGGTTGGGTAGGCAGTGGGGCCCGGCTCTGTAAGCGGCATTCTCCACCCAAAGGTGGGAGATTGGATTTCTGGGCAGCGAGCCAGACCCAAGCTCCCGTTACAGCCCTGCCGTTCCACCTGGAGGCGAGCAGTATCAATAATTTAACCCCGGGGCCGTCTCCCATTGTCTGCAGGCAAGGTGGCACGATGCTGCGCGGGTCCGGCCGGAGGGGCAAGAGCGGAGACGCGGCCACTGAGCGGCAGGAGGGGATGCCCATGGAGAACGGTGTGCCCCGGGAGACCGGGGGCTCCCAGCCCTCTTTGGAAGGGGGCAGGACTGCCCCGGCACAGGGAGCCACCACCGCCGCCCAAGCAAACGCCCCCCACCCGCCCCGAGTGCGGCCCAGGCTCGTGTTCCACACCCAGCTGGCCCACGGCAGCCCCACGGCCAAGATCGAAGGCTTCACCAACGTCAAGGAGCTCTACGCCAAAATCGCAGAGGTCTTCGATATCTCTCCGACagaggtgaggaaggcggggggcCCTCTCCccgaaatagggctgccaacctccagggcagggcctggagatctcctgaggattacagcggatctccagatGGCAGGGACCAGTCCCCTGGGGAGAaatcagctgctttggagggtggactctatggcattataccctgctgaggtctcaccccaaatcctgccctccccagcccccaccccaagtctccaggaatttcccaacccgaggttggcaacccagctcccaaaggcctttggaggcggGCCAGCTCCCAGGACTTCTGTCCTGCCAAGAACTGGTAATATTGAGCCAAGGGGGTGTGGTGGTGGGGTCAGATATTCTCTTGACACCCTGCCAATAATGTCCAAAAGATTAAGGTAGGATGCTCATGATTCATTTGGCTTGTGGTGCCACAGTCCGGCCTCTCTAGGGTTGGGATGGTTTCCCAGTAATGCCGTGACCTGCCCAAGGAAAGGAGCTGCTGGCAaactttatttaatttaaaacatttgtatggcGCCTTTGCACCCGATTCAGGGTCTCCaagttacatgaacacatgaagctgccttatactgagtcagacccttggtccatcaaagtcagtattgtctactcagaccagcagtggctctccagggtctcaggctgaggtctttcgcatcatgtacttgcctagttcctttaactggggatgccggggattgaacctgggaccttctgcatgccaagcagatgctctaccactgagccacggcccctctccatggctctccagggtctcaggctgaggtctttcccatcacctacttgcctggtccctttaactggagatgccagggattgaacctgggaccttctgcaagccaagcagatgctctgccactaagccacagcccctctccaaggctctccagggtctcaggcagaggtctttcacatcacctacccctaccccctttaactggagatgctggggtctgaacctgggaccttcagcatgccaagcagatgctctaccactgaaccacggacCCAAACCTGGCAAGGTTGGAGGCCCCAGGCTTTCAATTGGAGGTTGTTTTCATTGATTcgttccctttcccttttctccaaTGAGAAGGTCAAACATACATGGTGCCTCTTCTTCAACCATTTTATACACTCAGCAACCCAGCAAGGTAGGCAAGCTGAGAGGctgggcccaaagtcacccagcgaccTAACATCTGGATGCAGGATCTGAACTTGGAACTCCCAATTTCCAATCTAGCTGCtatgggtgtgttaagtgccgtcaagtcgcttctgactcatggcgaccctatgaatgaaaaccctccaaaatgtcctatctttgacagccttgctcagatcttgcaaattgaaggctgtggcttcctttattgagtcaatccatctcttgttgggtcttcctcttttcctgctgccctcaacttttcctagcacgactgtcttttccagtgactcttgtcgtctcatggcgtgaccaaaatacgatagcagCAGTTTAGTACCAGCAGAGATTTCCGGTGGGATCCAAACCTGTTTGTCTgtagctgatgaagggagctttgactcttgagagctcataccctgaaaatctttttgttCTGTAAGGTAATACTGGACCTGAATCTAGCAAACCTACCTGTCGACTAAGCACAGCGACCATTTGTGACTTTtgtgagagccggtgtggtgtagtggttaagagcgtcgaactctaatctggagaactgggtttgattccctgctcctccacatgaagcctgctgggtgaccttgggctattcacagttctctccgaactctctcagccccaccttcctcacaaggggaggggaaggtaaggtgtaagctgctttgagactccttaaaggtagagaaaagcagcgtatgaaaaccaattcttcttcttcttcttcctccaccaccatcatcatcatcatcctggcTCGCATTGTGGGAGAAAACCAGGTTACAAGTAGTTTAAATTGATATTGTAAAATGGATTTCCTGAACTAATCGAACCCAAGCATGAAACCGTTATCACAACTGGGAGCTGAACGGAGACTGTATGAAACTTCCTGAGGAATTAAAAAGTGTCACTTCCGGAATTCTCCTTTAGTTGAAGAATAGTGTCTGGGAGACCAAAGCATTTCCTCTTTGGTTTCTGAATGATGCCATTTTCTTAAATGTCAGATTGGAGCCCTTTTATCCTTTTGACTAGAGAAGATGCCgggcattgctgacaggtgaTGGCATAGATCACGTTGGAAGATGAGCCGATAACGGAGGCCAAGCTAAATGATGCCAATGGATTGCAACATGGGGActggattggaacctgggttttCTGCAGGATCTAGTCCCTGGGTGGATCTCTCTCTTTTAAGGTGGTTGTTGGTAGCTGGTTTCGAAGGCTGTCAGTAAACAAGGGAAGGTCTACCACCCAATAAGAAGAGATGCAGTTCTGTTGTTTCTAGAAATTCTCTGTTGGCAGCAATTGGGATTCGaactcactcccctccccccagagccTTGAACACGTAAAGCTGCCtgatactaaatcagacccttggtccatcaaactcagtattgtctactcagaccggcagcggctctccagggtcaaaggcagaggtctttcatctcACCTCCcacctggtcccttgaactggagatgccggggattgaacctgggaccttctgcgtgccaagcagatgctctgccactgagccacggcccttcccaaaTCCCATGCCTTCGACCAGTCAACCACACAATCACATTCCTTATGGATTTTCTTGAGGGGTGTGCTGAGATGTCTTAATGGTGAATCAAAGCTGTTCTCAGAGgctatcagactccaccgctcctagccactgctcttaaccactacaccacgctgacttggCTGCATCATCCAGAGCGTGGAAAATAAGTTATGGGGCAGATTCCTGGTAAGCCGTGGCTCACAttaatccctctcctccccactgaCGCTTCTGGATAAGTGTCACCAAGCAAGATTTCCCACAGTTGACTTTTGATTCTGCATAGCAGACAGGGCAAATCCTCCCCCACAACTCTGCTCCCATCCCCACCAAAGGTCCTTAACCACACAGTCGCCGTCTCTTCCAGATCCTCTTCTGCACCCTCAACACCCACAAAGTGGACATGCTGAAGCTACTGGGGGGCCAGATAGGCTTGGAGGACTTCATTTTCGCCCACGTCCGCGGCGAGACCAAAGAGGTGGAAGTGACGAAGACGGAAGACGCTCTGGGGCTGACCATCACCGACAACGGGGCAGGATACGCCTTCATCAAGGTGAGGAGGAGACACAGAACATGtctgtcaggggagggggggctgcagcATGTCCTTGTCCAAGCACGTCGTAAGCCTGTGGAACTCACAGCCACAAGATTTGGCAATGGCTATCCAAGGGTAGGTCTCTAGAAAGTATTCTGCCTGAGCGCACAATaaacctgtggaactcactgccacaaggtgCCGCAATGGCTGTCTTACAGTAGATCTAGGAAGTACTTCTTTTTCCCCGAGCACATAATAAgcctgtagaactccctgccaccTGATTGCACAATGGCTGTCTTAGGGTAGGTCTAGGAAGTACTTCTTTGAGCACACAATATGCCGGTGGATTTCTTGGCGCTTCCCACAGCCTTGTGCAGACTTGGGCCTTtcatgcacggctgtttccctcgtgctcacccctctgatgactttgggtctttgtgtggatcatgcatgccgtttctgaccgtaagagatcgcctcgctctcctgcTGCGTCTCCCCgccttttgcctgcattttcaaatctgagataaaacaggtctctgaaaacctgggcaaaacgtggggaaacgcagggggagagcgaggcgacctctgacggctggAAACGACATGTGTGATCAACACAAaggcccgaagtcgtcagaggggtgaccacgaggggaacagccatgcattaaagaccTCAGTTTCTTGGGGAATAAAGTTCTGAAggctcgggggcggggggggggaatcatgacCGTCGGCAGCATCCCCTTCTGTGCCCCTGACTTTCTCCCCCCACTAcctcgcgcccccccccccgtcctcgcaGCGCATCAAAGAAGGCAGCATCATCAACCGGATCCCGACCGTCTGCGTCGGAGACAGCATCGAGGCCATCAACGACCAAACCATCGTGGGATGCCGCCATTACGAAGTTGCCAAGATGTTGCGGGAGATGCCCAAGGcccagccgttcaccatgcgccTCGTTCAGCCCAAACGCGCCTTTGGTGagtggctggggaggggaaggggggatttaCTTAGGAGCCGGTCCAAATGGGCTGTCCCGATCCAAGGGCTGGCAAATACCTGGAACTGGTGGCTATAAGCCTTTGCCCTTTAGAGATGCAGGCGGTCCATAGTTGGGCTGGGCTGAGCTTTGGGGTTGGAGCAGGGAatttctacagcaggggtgtcaaactcaattgtgacggggggggggcggatatgacgtaaatgtcacttggtcgggccgtgccgtgcctcgccagcccaaatcaagagtgggaggggtggctgcctcagctggttcgtGGGCCCGATAAGAgctccctccctgctccctcccggatccagcccgtgggccttaacatagagttggaagggaccaccagagtcatctaatccaaccccctgcacaatgcaggaaattaacaactacctcccccgcacacaccgcgtgacccctactccatgcccagaagatggccaagatgccccccctcatgaactgcctaaggtcatagaatcagcattgctgacagatggccatctagcctctgctttaaaacttccagggaaggatagcccaccacctcccgagaaagcctgttccactgagggaccgctcgaactgtcaggaagttcttcctaatgtctagacggacgctcttttgatttaatttcgacccgttggttctggtccaaccttcttgggcaacagaaaacaccccCGCTCTACAATCACGTTTGtgtctttctctcctctccccacatctcCTTTTTATTTGTAattgtcaccaccaccaccacccccggaaaCTTTGCTTTGACACAAGATTTTACATCTGACCAGGGGAAGGGATGGAAAGGCCTGTAAAACTGGGATTGGGCCATTGAATCTATGACCAAGCTCCCTTGTGCAATTTGTTTATAACTAACGTAGCCGACGATTTCAAACTAGAGCATCAGGCtggaattcctcccccctccagggTCAGTCCACATTGCTTACGAATGCTGAGTTCTGCCAGGTCCCTTGAGGTCTACAAGCAGTGCCTCGCAGACACAGTTAATGGTTCATTTGGCTATAATCAAATAAACAGTGGGATTCAGAGAACAGTCACTCCAGAATACATCATTCTGTAATTCCCGAACTGTGTACATAGACAAATTAGCACATGCTGCAAGAGCGCTGCCAGGAAAGAGATATTCATTAAATAAAGGTTCCTACAGAGGAGGGTGcccgctgcatctctgcatgagtcatggTTGGCCTAACATTATCCCAATCAGCCTCTACAGTAGATAATTCTGCCTTCACTGCATGGAGTGGGAGTAGAATGTTCGATCGTTTTTTTCCAGCAAACATGCAGCAGGATTACTCATCCTTAGAGATGGCTGCCtgatgcatctctgcatgagtcactgcgcTGGCTCAAGCTCCTTTCAACCCAGGGGATGGAGAATTCAGGCTAATCAGGCTGTAATTGTCAACGATTATTGCAGATGTGGAATTGGATCGCCCAGTCTCTGAGAATAGTGCCCGATGCATCTCTGCGTAAATCACTGCCATGGgccatggagccagcatggtgttgtagttaagagcagtggtttggagcggtggactctgatctggagaagcgggtttgattccccactcctccacatgagcagcggacgctaatctgttgagctggattggtttccccactcctccacatgaagccagctaggtgaccttggcctagtcacactctctcagccccacctacctcacagggagtctattgtggggaggggaagggaaggtgattgtaagccggtttgattctcccttaagtggtagagaaagtcggcatatgaaaaccaactcttctcctccttccttccttccttccttccttccttccttccttccttccttccttccttccttccttccttccttccttccttccttccttcctagctAGCAGCAGGCATACCCAGAACTGAGatctgggtcttttatgcatggctgtttccctcagggAAGAAAATCCTGATAGTGTTGCCTGAACGAGGTGTAGGCACAATGGAGTGTCCTCCGTATACCCTAAAACTGACTCCCCTCTTTGTGTGCCCCTCAGACATGATCAGCCAGCGGACACGGAGCACCAAGAACCCCGGCGAGGGGAAAGTGGCAACTGGTCGGGAGACACTTCGGCTAAGGGCGAAGGGCACAGCCACTGTGGAAGAGGCGGTGAGTCTTAGGATTTATACCGCGCTTTCCGTGTTCAAAAGCACTTTGCATACATGAGAGCCATCATCCTTACaaacagccttgtaaggtaggccaCTACGATGAGaagatctggggtgggggggtttgagGTTGTGAAAAAGTGCATTGCCCAAGGTCAGGATGCCACCAAATTGTACCGCCCCACTGTTTCaagttggagggaaggcagcatggtatagccccatcacgtcagatctcagaagctaagcagggtcagtgcttggaagggagaccaccagagaaggctctgcagaggaaggcagtggcaaaccacctctgcttctcacataccttgaaagccccttgctggggttgccataagttggctgtgacttgaaggcacttagaatcatagaatcatagagttgtaagggaccaccagggtcatgtagtccaaccccctacacaatgcaggaaattcacaactacctcccccaacacacacccagtgacccctacttcatgcccagaagatggccaagacaccctccctcccatgatcagccaaaggtcatagagtcagcattgctgacagatggccatctagcctctgcttcgaaacctccagggaaggagagcttaccacctcccgaggaagcctgttccactgaggccatttatgcatgggaggttttgccttggattattTAGCATCTACTTAAGCCCTAAGTAGCCTTCAAGAAGATGTATTTCTATTAAGTAGGTTCACACATTCCCTAGCgctcattaagaagaagagttggtttttatatgctgactttctccaccacttaaggaagaatcaaaccggcttacagtcaccttttcATTcgcccatttatgcatgggaggatttgccttggatttgctgctctctagatgcacattttccccatctgaattctcaaaactctgcatgggggcttattgttgagttttgagaatttggatggggaaaatatgcatcgaaagagtggcaaatctaaggcaaaaccccccgtgcataaatggcctttgatttagggaggacagggacctcaggtaCAATGCCACTTtggagtcctccctccaaagcatccattttctccaggggaagtgatctcggtactctggagatgagttgtaattccgggggatccacaggtcccacctggaggctgtcttTCCAAAATCTGGGTGTTGTCGCTACAGctgatctctctccctccccgtTATAGCCCAGTGAATTTGAGGAGGAAGCAGCTCGAAAAGTGGATGACCTTTTGGAAAGTTACATGGGTATTCGTGATGTGGAACTGGGTGAGTAAAGTGCTTCATGCCAGGAGGGGCTGTTGCATTTCTGTATATTAAAGTTGAGCAGGCCTTGCCAGGAAGAGATGTCACCACGATGGAAATGGGGGCAGAGGAAGAACGCTTGTCTGTAATCCAGATTTGGGGCCTGGTGACCCATGATGCTGGAATCCCATGACTGGTCTTCCAGATGTGTtatttgtagaatcatagaagaatgatagaatcatagagttggaagggaccaccagggccctccagtccaacccctgcacaatgcaggaaattcccaaccatCTCCCCACACactctcagtgacccctactccatgcccagaagatggccaagatgccctccctctcatgatctgcctaaggtaatagaatcagcattgctgacagatggccatctagcctcttcttaaaaacctccagggaaggagagcccaccacctcccgaggaagcctgctccactgaggaggctctctaactgttagcaaattcttcccTCTTGTGCCAGAGAAGGCCAACAGCCAAATGCCACCGTTTGCAAAAAGCAATGGTCACATGCACCCGGCACATTGGCAGTTGTGCCCAGCTGCGAGCCATTGTTGGGttgtgccagctccgggttgggaaatacctggagattttgggggtggcttctgaggagggcagggcttgagaaggggagggacttcagaggggtataatgccatagagtccaccacctaagaaggccattttctccaggggaacggatctccaggggaactgatcagttgtaatagcgggagacctccagccaccacctggagcttggcaaccctaattatttggATCAGGGCCGCAGCAGCAGGGAAGCA
This Euleptes europaea isolate rEulEur1 chromosome 2, rEulEur1.hap1, whole genome shotgun sequence DNA region includes the following protein-coding sequences:
- the GIPC3 gene encoding PDZ domain-containing protein GIPC3, which encodes MPMENGVPRETGGSQPSLEGGRTAPAQGATTAAQANAPHPPRVRPRLVFHTQLAHGSPTAKIEGFTNVKELYAKIAEVFDISPTEILFCTLNTHKVDMLKLLGGQIGLEDFIFAHVRGETKEVEVTKTEDALGLTITDNGAGYAFIKRIKEGSIINRIPTVCVGDSIEAINDQTIVGCRHYEVAKMLREMPKAQPFTMRLVQPKRAFDMISQRTRSTKNPGEGKVATGRETLRLRAKGTATVEEAPSEFEEEAARKVDDLLESYMGIRDVELASTMVEMAKERQGPEEFSQGLDSLLGEFAFPDEFVVEVWTAIYEAKGCSK